The Oncorhynchus tshawytscha isolate Ot180627B linkage group LG32, Otsh_v2.0, whole genome shotgun sequence genome includes a region encoding these proteins:
- the LOC112230227 gene encoding transcriptional regulator DEF1-like, with protein MAVMIGIAFSVSWLCCLLIGGITCSTSEGDWSPALDSNAAWLYAGSLRSLGYGNYKSQMQAQQKHPAAILRKELAPMSRQPQQVWYPGQMPLHQKQRAAEAQQQRQATTVPQQVWHQAHMLTEPPTAVPQQVWHPNQMLQKQSPASPQQVWHPAQKPLQQKLPTAVPQQVWHPAQMQQKQPTAVPQQVWHPSQMPLQQTQTTPVPQEAWHPAQIPQQKQLAPMPLLQKEPTTIAQQTQQVWHPAQMSKNRTATEPQQKQPSTTPQQAWHPAQNPLQQKQPATEPQQKELTAMPQKLQASILQQPPLVWHPSQFPQQKELAVEPQQVRYPAQMAQQLPNPIHQQLWHVAQISQQQLAPLSQQKHYESTEDASGSSQASIEQSGVIPISSYSSKSHYKNGRTVFSQISYTPREAMPVDSGNAPKDGYVSIGAPSIYPTLVKDSARKI; from the exons ATGGCCGTGATGATTGGAATCGCTTTCAG CGTTTCTTGGCTTTGTTGCCTGCTAATTGGAGGGATAACGTGTTCTACATCAGAAG GTGATTGGTCTCCTGCACTGGATTCTAATGCAGCATGGCTCTATGCAGGATCACTTCGGTCTCTAGGATATGGCAATTATAAATCTCAAATGCAAGCGCAGCAGAAACATCCGGCCGCCATCCTGCGGAAAGAACTGGCCCCCATGTCCCGGCAACCTCAGCAAGTGTGGTATCCAGGTCAAATGCCCCTGCATCAGAAGCAACGTGCCGCAGAAGCTCAGCAGCAGAGGCAAGCGACAACtgtgccccagcaagtgtggcatcaAGCTCACATGCTGACAGAACCACCGACCgccgtgccccagcaagtgtggcatcctAATCAAATGCTGCAGAAGCAATCACCCGCCTCGCCtcagcaagtgtggcatcctgCTCAAAAGCCCCTGCAGCAGAAGCTACCGACCgccgtgccccagcaagtgtggcatccagctcaaatgcagcagaagcaaccgaccgccgtgccccagcaagtgtggcatcctTCTCAAATGCCTCTGCAGCAGACGCAAACGACCCCCGTGCCCCAGGAAGCATGGCATCCTGCTCAGATTCCCCAGCAGAAGCAACTGGCCCCTATGCCTCTACTGCAGAAGGAACCAACCACCATAGCCCAGCAAACTCAGCAGGTGTGGCATCCAGCTCAAATGTCCAAGAATCGAACAGCCACTGAACCTCAGCAGAAGCAACCATCCACCACGCCCCAGCAAGCGTGGCATCCAGCTCAAAATCCCCTGCAGCAGAAGCAACCGGCCACTGAACCTCAACAGAAGGAGCTGACCGCCATGCCACAGAAGCTACAGGCCTCCATTCTCCAGCAGCCTCCGCTTGTGTGGCATCCATCTCAATTTCCCCAGCAGAAGGAACTGGCAGTCGAGCCTCAGCAAGTGAGGTATCCAGCTCAAATGGCCCAGCAGCTACCCAACCCCATTCATCAGCAATTATGGCATGTAGCCCAAATTTCCCAGCAGCAACTGGCCCCATTGTCTCAACAGAAGCACTACGAAAGCACTGAAGATGCCTCTGGTAGTTCTCAGGCCAGCATTGAACAGTCAGGTGTCATCCCCATCTCTTCCTACAGTTCCAAATCGCACTACAAGAATGGCAGAACTGTCTTCTCCCAAATCAGCTACACTCCTAGGGAGGCAATGCCTGTTGACAGTGGAAATGCTCCCAAGGACGGTTATGTTAGCATTGGTGCACCAAGCATATATCCAACACTAGTGAAGGATTCTGCAAG AAAAATATAA